One genomic segment of Xyrauchen texanus isolate HMW12.3.18 chromosome 5, RBS_HiC_50CHRs, whole genome shotgun sequence includes these proteins:
- the lig4 gene encoding LOW QUALITY PROTEIN: DNA ligase 4 (The sequence of the model RefSeq protein was modified relative to this genomic sequence to represent the inferred CDS: inserted 1 base in 1 codon) has protein sequence MMEVASKSDATPQASVAARVPYIDLCSVLENIQKAKLRPDKAKILKEFIDSWRNFHAVLHKDNPSTKDSFYPAMRLIVPPFERERMAYGIKESMLAKLYIEVLGLPKNGPEANKLLNYRAPTTSQGEAGDFALTAFFVLKKRCTSQGNLTIKEVNDFLDSVAVNNTSKQKDQVKKSLLDLITQSSALEQKWLIRMILKDMKLGIGKETVLQVFHPDAXELYSVTTDLNKVCLQLHDPSVSLSEVSVDLFSAFKPMLAAVANIKQIEKQMGNRPFYIETKFDGERIQLHKAGDVYKYYSRNAYEYTQQFGASPLEGTLTPYIHNVFKPNVVNCILDGEMMAYNPKTETFMQKGSKFDIKKLMDDSDLQTCFCVFDILLVNNQKFGNESLKKRYETLHTVFTPIKGRIQLVSKSEGKTMQEVVNALNEAIDSREEGIMVKDPMSIYKPDKRGEGWLKIKPEYVDGLMDELDLLIVGGYWGKGRRSGMLSHFLCAVAEVPNPGVKPTVFHTICRIGSGYTLKELYDLGLKLAKHWKVYNKNNPPAAILCGTEKPEVYIEPRNSVIIQVKAAEIVSSDMYRTNCTLRFPRIERIKEDKEWHQCMTLTELSQFRSKASGKLASRHLLIQDEQPEKKRKLAAKPKKTIGVIDHFKSQDLSAVTKEIDMFEDVEFCVINGNDNHSKAELEKGVARCGGIVVQNPGKDTYCVIAAVQNMRVKNLISSDQHDVVWAAWLVECLENKQVLPWQPRHMIHMSPSTREHFAKEYDLYGDSYYVDTDEQQLREVFGRIGPIEDEVPSVAQVEATYAWDDLPTSMFRPYIAYFDWCADLGNPKSIIRGTCLDTRALEFRFHGGTVVEKCKEGISHVIVEGDARTLDLKTLRRLYTKKFKIIRESWVTDSIKAGHVQDEIEYLI, from the exons ATGATGGAAGTTGCCTCTAAGAGTGATGCCACACCACAGGCCTCTGTTGCTGCACGAGTTCCATATATTGACCTCTGCTCAGTTCTGGAGAATATTCAAAAGGCCAAACTCAGACCTGATAAAGCCAAAATCCTAAAGGAATTTATTGATTCTTGGAGGAACTTCCATGCAGTGCTTCACAAAGACAATCCCAGCACCAAAGATTCATTTTATCCAGCCATGCGTCTCATTGTGCCTCCATTTGAGCGAGAGCGAATGGCTTATGGGATAAAAGAGAGCATGCTTGCCAAACTTTATATTGAGGTTTTAGGTCTACCTAAAAATGGACCTGAGGCAAACAAACTTCTAAATTACAGAGCCCCGACCACATCTCAAGGGGAAGCAGGTGACTTTGCCCTTACAGCTTTTTTTGTCCTGAAGAAAAGGTGCACAAGTCAGGGTAATTTAACCATTAAAGAAGTGAATGACTTTTTGGATTCTGTAGCTGTCAACAATACCAGTAAACAGAAGGATCAGGTGAAGAAAAGCCTTTTGGATCTGATAACTCAGAGCTCAGCTTTGGAACAAAAGTGGCTGATTAGAATGATCCTCAAGGACATGAAGCTTGGCATTGGCAAGGAAACAGTCCTTCAGGTTTTTCATCCAGATG CGGAACTCTACAGTGTCACCACAGATCTGAATAAAGTGTGCTTACAACTTCACGATCCATCAGTGTCCCTCAGTGAGGTGTCTGTTGATCtattttctgcttttaaaccaatGCTGGCTGCAGTTGCCAATATCAAACAAATAGAGAAGCAAATGGGCAACCGGCCATTCTACATTGAGACAAAGTTTGATGGTGAACGCATTCAGTTACACAAAGCTGGAGATGTATACAAATACTATTCAAGGAATGCTTATGAGTACACACAACAGTTTGGGGCCTCACCACTAGAGGGCACCCTCACACCATACATTCACAATGTCTTCAAACCTAATGTGGTAAATTGCATACTGGATGGAGAAATGATGGCTTATAACCCTAAAACTGAGACCTTTATGCAGAAAGGCAgtaagtttgacattaaaaagCTAATGGATGATTCTGACTTGCAaacctgtttttgtgtctttgataTCCTGTTAGTAAACAACCAGAAGTTTGGAAATGAATCTCTCAAGAAGCGCTATGAAACTCTTCACACTGTTTTCACCCCCATCAAAGGCCGTATCCAGCTGGTCTCTAAATCTGAAGGTAAAACCATGCAAGAAGTTGTGAATGCTCTCAATGAAGCCATTGACAGTCGGGAAGAGGGAATTATGGTTAAGGACCCCATGTCCATCTACAAACCAGATAAACGTGGTGAAGGATGGCTGAAAATTAAGCCAGAATATGTGGATGGTCTGATGGATGAACTCGATCTGCTCATAGTGGGAGGCTACTGGGGTAAAGGTAGGAGAAGTGGGATGCTCTCTCATTTTCTCTGTGCGGTTGCAGAGGTGCCAAATCCTGGGGTGAAGCCCACCGTATTCCACACTATCTGTCGCATTGGTTCAGGCTACACTTTGAAAGAACTATATGATCTTGGCCTGAAGTTAGCCAAACATTGGAAAGTTTACAACAAAAACAATCCTCCAGCAGCCATCTTGTGTGGGACAGAGAAACCGGAGGTGTACATAGAACCACGAAACTCTGTGATCATACAAGTCAAAGCAGCAGAGATTGTTTCTAGTGACATGTATAGGACCAACTGCACATTACGTTTCCCCAGAATAGAAAGAATCAAAGAGGACAAAGAGTGGCATCAGTGCATGACCTTGACTGAACTGAGTCAGTTCCGCTCCAAGGCTTCAGGAAAGCTGGCATCCAGACATTTACTCATCCAAGACGAGCAGCCGGAAAAGAAGCGCAAACTTGCGGCCAAGCCAAAGAAGACCATTGGTGTCATTGATCACTTCAAATCTCAAGATTTATCCGCTGTCACAAAAGAGATAGATATGTTTGAAGATGTAGAGTTTTGTGTGATAAATGGCAATGATAACCATTCCAAGGCAGAGCTTGAGAAGGGTGTTGCCCGCTGTGGAGGCATTGTTGTGCAGAACCCTGGAAAGGACACATATTGTGTGATTGCTGCTGTGCAGAACATGAGAGTAAAGAACCTCATCTCCTCAGACCAGCATGATGTGGTGTGGGCTGCTTGGCTTGTAGAGTGTCTGGAAAATAAGCAGGTTTTACCATGGCAACCACGTCACATGATCCACATGTCACCCTCCACAAGAGAGCACTTTGCCAAAGAGTATGATTTGTATGGAGACAGTTATTATGTTGACACAGATGAACAGCAGCTCAGGGAAGTCTTTGGAAGGATTGGCCCCATAGAAGATGAGGTTCCGTCTGTGGCACAAGTAGAAGCAACATACGCCTGGGATGACTTGCCCACTAGCATGTTCAGGCCTTATATTGCATACTTTGACTGGTGTGCTGACTTAGGAAATCCAAAAAGCATTATCCGAGGTACATGTTTGGACACACGAGCCTTGGAATTCCGATTCCATGGTGGTACAGTCGTCGAGAAATGTAAGGAAGGAATATCACACGTCATAGTCGAAGGTGATGCAAGGACACTGGACTTAAAGACACTGAGACGACTTTATACTAAGAAGTTCAAAATCATTCGGGAGTCTTGGGTGACTGATTCCATCAAAGCAGGCCATGTACAGGATGAGATTGAGTATCTTATATAA